Proteins from a single region of Bacteroidota bacterium:
- the rfaE2 gene encoding D-glycero-beta-D-manno-heptose 1-phosphate adenylyltransferase — translation MDSVFEKIAALKKEGKKIVFTNGVFDIIHRGHVAYLNEAKALGDYLIVGLNADASVKRLKGDSRPVNKEQDRKFVMENLKAVDDVTIFTEDTPFNLISKIIPDILVKGGDWKEDQIVGSDIVKQNGGKVFSLKFIDNYSTTGIIEKIIKL, via the coding sequence ATGGACTCAGTATTTGAAAAAATTGCAGCACTGAAAAAAGAAGGAAAGAAAATAGTTTTCACTAACGGAGTATTTGATATAATTCATCGCGGACATGTTGCATACCTTAATGAAGCGAAAGCGCTTGGTGATTATTTAATTGTCGGACTTAACGCAGATGCATCTGTGAAAAGATTAAAGGGAGATTCACGACCTGTTAATAAAGAACAGGACAGAAAATTTGTAATGGAAAATCTTAAAGCAGTTGATGACGTAACAATTTTCACTGAAGACACTCCGTTCAATTTAATTTCAAAAATCATTCCCGATATACTAGTAAAGGGCGGCGACTGGAAAGAAGACCAGATCGTCGGTAGTGATATTGTAAAACAAAACGGCGGTAAAGTATTCAGCCTTAAGTTTATAGATAACTACTCAACCACAGGAATAATAGAAAAAATAATCAAGCTTTAA
- the rnr gene encoding ribonuclease R translates to MKLKNQIAHFFKKNQEQKFKLHALLKNLNLPRFKLEALRNILYDLMDEGIVSKDGKLYFFNKAPKFANLEGVIDFGSDGRFEIKHFDTQGNEVRYKVIGTSNKDMSLGDKVEFQLKDMDGFTFAEIVNIQRKELKFITGDFENNRSYGTVFPDSRTIKKNIYIEKSSFNGAKDGDKVYVEILNPDAITNEFTDLKGIVKEVLGKSGDSEAELNSIAKKFNLEKDFPPNVIKEAESIKFVSETKGRLDLREETIFTIDPLDARDFDDAVSLEKTKDGFLLGVHIADVSHYVKEGSELDKEASKRGTSVYLVDGVIPMLPENLSNDICSLKPNVDRLTFSIFINLTKKYTIKNFEIKKTIINSKRRFTYEEAQEIIETKKGDFAKELQLMSKVSKCLTENRIKGGGLDFDSPEVKFVFNKKGKVIKIVPKERLGTMRLIEEFMLLANICATLYVKNLQKDSEMLYPFIYRVHDNPDIEKLKNLSEFVHQFGYKVDINNKDSLGELLEQVKGKPEEYIINDLLIRSMAKAIYTHKNIGHYGLGFDHYTHFTSPIRRYPDLIVHRVLFDYITAKKNINKVVQHYNQILPDICKRSSEREQNAVAAERESIKIKQIEYLQSRIGEEYDGIISGIVQFGVYVQINDILIEGMVRFKDIEDDYYEYDDKRHIAIGRRTKRVLRAGDKVRIAVSRVNMFSKKIDFAIV, encoded by the coding sequence ATCAAACTCAAAAATCAAATAGCGCACTTCTTTAAGAAGAATCAGGAACAGAAGTTCAAACTTCATGCGCTCTTAAAGAATCTAAATCTCCCGCGATTTAAACTGGAAGCACTGAGAAATATTCTTTATGATTTAATGGATGAAGGAATTGTTTCCAAAGACGGCAAACTATACTTTTTTAATAAGGCACCTAAGTTTGCTAACCTTGAAGGAGTAATTGATTTTGGAAGTGACGGTCGTTTCGAAATTAAACATTTTGATACTCAGGGAAATGAAGTTCGATACAAAGTTATTGGTACCAGTAATAAAGATATGAGCCTTGGCGATAAGGTAGAGTTTCAACTTAAAGATATGGATGGATTTACATTTGCAGAGATTGTAAATATTCAAAGAAAAGAACTAAAATTCATTACTGGTGATTTTGAAAATAACAGGAGCTACGGAACAGTATTTCCGGATTCACGCACAATAAAAAAGAATATTTATATTGAAAAGAGCTCGTTTAACGGAGCAAAAGACGGCGATAAAGTTTATGTAGAAATTTTAAATCCCGATGCAATAACAAATGAGTTTACCGATTTAAAAGGAATTGTAAAAGAAGTTTTAGGTAAGTCCGGCGATTCGGAAGCTGAACTTAATTCCATTGCAAAGAAATTTAATCTTGAAAAGGATTTCCCTCCTAATGTAATTAAAGAAGCAGAGTCGATTAAATTTGTTTCCGAAACTAAAGGAAGATTAGATCTAAGAGAAGAAACTATATTCACAATTGACCCTCTTGATGCAAGAGATTTTGATGATGCAGTCTCGCTTGAAAAGACGAAAGATGGGTTTTTGCTCGGTGTTCATATAGCCGATGTATCTCACTATGTAAAAGAAGGAAGTGAGTTGGATAAAGAAGCATCAAAAAGAGGAACAAGTGTTTATCTTGTTGATGGAGTTATTCCGATGCTTCCTGAAAATCTATCAAATGATATATGCTCGTTAAAGCCGAACGTTGACCGCTTAACATTTTCAATCTTTATAAATCTCACAAAAAAATATACAATAAAAAATTTTGAGATAAAGAAGACGATTATAAATAGTAAGAGAAGATTTACCTATGAAGAAGCGCAGGAAATAATCGAAACAAAAAAAGGTGACTTTGCTAAAGAGCTGCAATTAATGTCCAAGGTATCAAAATGCCTTACAGAGAACAGAATAAAAGGTGGCGGACTGGATTTTGATTCCCCCGAAGTGAAATTTGTTTTCAATAAAAAAGGAAAGGTTATAAAGATTGTTCCGAAAGAAAGATTGGGTACGATGCGCCTTATCGAAGAGTTTATGCTGCTTGCAAATATCTGCGCAACATTGTATGTGAAAAATTTGCAGAAGGATTCTGAGATGCTGTATCCTTTTATTTACAGAGTGCATGATAATCCCGATATCGAAAAATTAAAAAATCTTTCTGAGTTTGTTCATCAGTTCGGATATAAAGTAGACATTAATAATAAAGATTCACTCGGAGAACTTCTTGAACAAGTAAAAGGAAAACCTGAAGAATATATTATAAATGATTTGCTAATCCGTTCCATGGCAAAGGCAATTTATACGCATAAAAATATCGGACACTATGGACTTGGCTTTGACCACTACACACACTTTACATCCCCTATCAGAAGATATCCGGATTTAATAGTGCACAGGGTTTTATTTGATTATATTACAGCTAAGAAAAATATAAATAAAGTTGTTCAGCATTATAACCAGATTCTTCCTGATATTTGCAAAAGAAGCTCCGAACGCGAACAAAATGCAGTCGCTGCCGAGCGTGAATCAATTAAGATAAAACAAATTGAATATCTGCAAAGCAGAATCGGTGAAGAGTACGACGGTATTATTTCAGGTATCGTTCAGTTCGGAGTATATGTACAGATAAATGATATTCTGATTGAAGGTATGGTAAGATTTAAAGATATTGAAGACGATTATTACGAGTATGATGATAAGAGGCACATTGCAATCGGGCGAAGAACTAAGAGAGTTCTCCGCGCCGGTGATAAAGTCAGAATTGCAGTTTCAAGAGTGAATATGTTCTCGAAGAAAATAGATTTTGCAATAGTATAA
- the rfaE1 gene encoding D-glycero-beta-D-manno-heptose-7-phosphate kinase → MNLKDLNSIFSQANGKKIVVIGDIMLDRYLLGNVTRISPEAPVQVFDIGTSENKLGGAANVAYNIKTLGAEPLLIGVCGNDDEGKILKNVFKGLGINTDGIICEENRNTTCKTRVIAAAHHLIRLDSESRTSISDESNKNVLSLLEKNKNEFEIIILEDYNKGVLTKSLIHSIIDFAKKNNKKILVDPKFENFFEYKDVFLFKPNRKELEDAILKRTSDIEELIEQAMEFIKKLNCKNLVLTLGEHGMLLIENDNGVIEIERVPTQARKVSDVSGAGDTVISTIAVCLAGGASVKDSVITANIAAGLVVEEVGIVPIEKNKLIEHISENGN, encoded by the coding sequence ATGAATTTAAAAGACTTAAACTCCATATTTTCACAGGCAAACGGCAAAAAAATTGTCGTTATCGGCGATATAATGCTCGACAGATATTTGCTTGGAAACGTAACTCGCATTTCACCGGAAGCGCCCGTGCAGGTATTCGATATCGGTACATCGGAAAACAAACTCGGCGGCGCAGCAAATGTTGCTTACAATATTAAAACTCTAGGAGCAGAACCGCTTTTAATCGGCGTCTGCGGAAACGATGACGAAGGCAAAATTTTAAAAAATGTTTTTAAAGGACTTGGAATAAACACAGACGGAATAATCTGTGAAGAGAACAGAAACACAACTTGCAAGACAAGAGTAATTGCAGCGGCGCATCATCTTATAAGATTAGACAGCGAAAGCAGAACAAGTATTTCAGATGAATCAAATAAAAATGTTTTATCGCTTCTTGAAAAAAATAAAAATGAATTTGAAATAATTATTCTTGAAGATTATAACAAAGGTGTATTAACAAAATCTCTAATACATTCTATTATTGATTTTGCAAAAAAGAATAACAAAAAAATTCTTGTCGATCCTAAGTTTGAAAACTTCTTTGAGTACAAAGATGTCTTCTTATTCAAGCCGAACAGAAAAGAACTTGAAGATGCAATTTTAAAAAGAACATCAGATATCGAAGAGCTTATTGAACAGGCTATGGAATTTATAAAAAAATTAAATTGCAAAAATTTAGTTCTGACTTTAGGCGAACACGGAATGTTACTTATTGAAAATGATAACGGTGTAATTGAAATAGAAAGAGTGCCGACACAAGCAAGAAAAGTTTCAGATGTATCCGGCGCAGGCGATACGGTTATCTCTACAATTGCAGTCTGCCTTGCAGGCGGAGCATCAGTAAAGGATAGTGTCATAACGGCGAACATTGCTGCGGGACTTGTAGTTGAAGAAGTAGGTATAGTTCCGATTGAAAAAAATAAATTAATAGAGCATATCTCGGAGAACGGAAATTAA
- a CDS encoding zinc-dependent metalloprotease — MQKLFFLVLVLLYLPVSSYGENLPLFTKTATSKAQNLSGKYIKEVSAPKFLTVNKDAIRQILSSSSKFLNLTIPVDENISADLKLTEYNILTPDAVINEMTENGMKTMKADVPFKCYKGIYNNDMNSMAIICVSETFVKGILITDNNTYALSTLDENNLSDDCILYENSKLLVKNDFHCGSEAFGIPERVKHEMENLNPDIVSNTFLQANIAVEIDKITYATYGSSIPNTTANTLALFSVVSAIYNRDINVKIVVPFINIWTTTDPYTGTTSNALLTQFTNYWNGHFSSVNRTLAHFITRRTGGLGGIAFVDVLCNSPTNGNGYGFSNIIGAYSPLPLYSWDVMVVAHEMGHNFGSSHTHNCSWPGGPIDTCYTIEGNCYNGPNKPRVGTIMSYCHLTGSIDLRLGFGPLPKALIRTSAENSSCISAAPNALLLSFPQGGESFATSTQQYLYWGTSSTANFNIDLTTNNGTSWTSLATNVPAQQHYYVWTVPYISTSSNCKIKIYDAGNPSLADTVDNVFTIKATMTGVSLISPANSTAFTTTPIDTSKIVFSWTPSGTLPEINYKFKIKKIGGQFVSLPSDSNGKAARFTVTKSKLDSLAALFVVTGDSVLCGWAATSYLNADSLTSEIRILTIKTHTVGVNNISSVIPTEHKLYTNYPNPFNPVTKIKFEIPKDEFVKITVYDLSGKVVSELVNERLQAGVYETDFDGARLASGTYFYKIETNSFVETRKMVLIK; from the coding sequence ATGCAAAAATTATTTTTCCTTGTACTTGTATTGCTGTATTTACCTGTGAGTTCTTACGGTGAAAATTTACCGCTATTCACCAAAACTGCCACATCAAAGGCTCAGAACTTATCAGGTAAGTATATAAAAGAAGTAAGCGCTCCGAAATTTCTCACAGTAAATAAAGACGCTATCCGTCAGATATTAAGCTCATCTTCAAAATTTTTAAATCTTACAATTCCCGTTGATGAAAATATAAGTGCAGATTTGAAACTGACTGAGTATAATATTCTTACTCCTGATGCAGTGATAAACGAAATGACTGAAAACGGAATGAAAACAATGAAGGCAGACGTTCCATTCAAATGTTACAAAGGAATTTATAATAACGATATGAACTCAATGGCAATCATTTGTGTGTCGGAAACTTTTGTGAAAGGAATTCTTATTACAGATAATAATACTTACGCGCTTTCAACACTTGATGAAAATAATTTATCTGATGACTGCATTCTTTATGAGAACAGCAAGCTGCTTGTGAAAAATGATTTTCATTGCGGAAGCGAGGCGTTTGGAATTCCTGAAAGAGTTAAGCACGAAATGGAAAATCTGAACCCCGATATAGTGAGCAATACTTTTCTTCAGGCAAATATTGCTGTTGAAATAGATAAAATAACATACGCAACTTACGGCTCATCAATCCCGAATACCACTGCAAATACACTTGCGCTGTTCAGTGTTGTCTCTGCAATTTATAACAGGGATATAAATGTAAAAATTGTTGTGCCATTTATAAATATATGGACTACAACTGACCCGTACACAGGAACAACTTCCAATGCGCTTCTTACTCAGTTTACAAATTACTGGAACGGACACTTCTCAAGTGTGAACAGAACACTTGCGCATTTTATTACACGCAGAACAGGCGGACTTGGAGGCATTGCATTTGTTGATGTTCTTTGCAATTCACCAACTAACGGCAACGGTTACGGTTTCAGTAATATTATTGGGGCGTACAGTCCGCTGCCACTGTACTCATGGGACGTAATGGTTGTTGCACATGAAATGGGACATAACTTTGGTTCATCGCATACACATAACTGCAGCTGGCCCGGCGGTCCGATTGATACTTGCTATACTATAGAAGGCAATTGTTACAACGGTCCTAACAAGCCGCGAGTAGGTACAATTATGAGTTACTGCCACCTGACAGGCAGCATTGATTTAAGATTAGGCTTCGGTCCGCTGCCTAAAGCGCTTATAAGAACAAGCGCAGAAAATTCTTCGTGCATATCTGCTGCTCCTAATGCTTTACTTTTATCTTTTCCACAAGGCGGGGAATCATTTGCTACAAGCACTCAGCAGTACTTATACTGGGGGACTTCTTCAACAGCAAACTTTAATATTGACCTGACTACAAATAACGGAACTTCATGGACTTCACTTGCAACAAATGTTCCTGCTCAGCAGCATTATTATGTATGGACAGTGCCTTATATTTCTACAAGCTCAAATTGTAAAATAAAAATTTATGATGCAGGCAATCCTTCTCTTGCAGATACAGTCGATAATGTCTTTACCATTAAGGCAACAATGACAGGTGTGAGTTTAATCTCTCCTGCTAACTCAACGGCATTTACAACAACTCCAATAGATACATCGAAGATTGTTTTCAGCTGGACTCCTTCAGGGACTCTTCCTGAGATAAATTATAAATTCAAAATTAAAAAAATCGGCGGGCAGTTTGTTTCTCTTCCTTCAGATTCAAATGGTAAAGCTGCTCGGTTTACAGTCACGAAGAGTAAGCTGGATTCGCTTGCTGCATTATTTGTAGTAACAGGGGATTCAGTTCTTTGCGGATGGGCAGCGACTTCTTATCTTAATGCTGATTCACTCACAAGCGAAATAAGAATTCTTACAATTAAAACTCATACCGTCGGAGTAAATAATATTTCATCAGTAATTCCAACTGAGCATAAGCTATATACAAATTATCCGAATCCTTTTAATCCTGTTACAAAAATAAAATTTGAAATACCGAAGGATGAATTTGTGAAAATTACTGTGTATGACTTATCAGGAAAAGTTGTTTCTGAATTAGTTAATGAAAGACTGCAGGCAGGAGTTTACGAAACCGATTTCGATGGCGCGCGATTAGCAAGCGGAACATATTTTTATAAAATTGAGACAAACAGTTTTGTAGAAACAAGAAAGATGGTGCTTATAAAATAG